In Acanthopagrus latus isolate v.2019 chromosome 16, fAcaLat1.1, whole genome shotgun sequence, one DNA window encodes the following:
- the hspa4l gene encoding heat shock 70 kDa protein 4L isoform X1, which yields MSVVGIDVGFQNCYIAVARSGGIETITNDYSDRCTPACVSLASKNRIIGNAAKSQVITNFKNTVHGFKKFHGRAFDDPFVQAEKPKLPYSLHKLANGNAGIKVRYLDEDKVFTVEQITGMLLNKLKETSESALKKPVVDCVISVPSFFTDAERRSVFDASQIAGLNCLRLINDTTAVALAYGIYKQDLPTPEERPRNVVFVDMGHSSFQVSITAFNKGKLKVLATAFDPYLGGRNFDEVLVDYFCEEFKGKYKLNVRDNPRALLRLHQECEKLKKLMSANSSDLPLNIECFMNDIDVTSRMNRAHFEEMSAQYLMRVEMPLKTALEQSKLSRDDIYAVEIVGGATRSPAIKERISKFFGKDVSTTLNADEAVARGCALQCAILSPAFKVREFSITDVVPFPITLRWKSPTDDGLGECEVFSKNHAAPFSKVITFHKKEPFDLEAFYSSPQELPYPDHRIGCFSIQNVVPQPDGDSSKVKVKVRVNVHGIFSVSSASLIEKQKGEGEDMQIDSEPMVQNEGRAEDQTKMQVDQDGQSQGDQQNEDNSTSSKEGAAGEKQDPAAGGSKPKVKVKSIDLPIMANNIRQLDSDVLNDFVEYERQMIIQDKLVKELNDSKNAVEEYVYDLRDKLSGIYEKYITEDDSNRLTLMLEDTENWLYEDGEDQPKQVYEEKLGALKRLGQPIQDRHREHEDRPRAFDELGKKLQLYMKFVDCFKQKDERYLHLSAEEMSTVEKCVGESMGWMNSQMNSQSRLTITQDPVVKVADIIAKIQELEDVCNPVINRPKPTVEEAAEVNDQNSGAHNGPTAKQGTEGKGEAKGSQQTKPGTKEMEVD from the exons GGCTTGTGTGTCTTTGGCCTCCAAAAACCGCATCATTGGAAACGCAGCCAAAAGTCAA GTCATAACAAACTTCAAGAACACAGTCCATGGCTTCAAAAAGTTCCACGGCAGAGCATTTGATGACCCATTTGTCCAAGCGGAAAAACCCAAACTGCCTTACAGCTTACATAAACTGGCCAATGGAAATGCTGGCATTAAG GTGCGATATTTGGATGAGGACAAAGTGTTCACAGTGGAGCAGATCACAGGGATGCTGCTCAACAAGCTGAAGGAGACGTCAGAGAGCGCTCTGAAGAAGCCGGTGGTGGACTGTGTCATCTCC GTCCCAAGTTTTTTCACAGATGCTGAAAGACGATCAGTGTTTGATGCGAGTCAGATCGCAGGGCTGAACTGTTTACGGCTAATTAATGATACAACTGCAG TGGCTTTGGCCTATGGGATCTACAAACAAGACCTTCCGACTCCAGAAGAGAGGCCAAGAAACGTGGTATTCGTGGACATGGGACATTCATCTTTCCAGGTCTCCATCACTGCCTTCAACAAAGGGAAGCTCAAA GTCCTTGCCACGGCATTTGACCCCTACCTCGGTGGGCGCAATTTTGACGAGGTGTTGGTAGATTACTTCTGCGAGGAGTTTAAGGGCAAGTACAAGCTCAACGTGAGGGACAACCCAAGGGCTCTGCTGCGGCTGCACCAGGAGTGCGAGAAACTGAAGAAGCTGATGAGTGCCAACTCCTCCGATCTGCCGCTGAACATAGAGTGCTTCATGAACGACATCGATGTCACCAGCAGGATGAACAG GGCCCATTTTGAAGAAATGAGTGCTCAGTATCTGATGAGAGTGGAGATGCCACTGAAGACAGCGCTTGAACAATCAA AGCTGAGCCGGGACGACATCTATGCAGTGGAGATAGTCGGAGGTGCGACGAGAAGCCCGGCCATCAAAGAGAGAATCAGCAAGTTCTTCGGCAAAGACGTCAGCACCACACTCAACGCGGACGAAGCAGTCGCCAGAGGCTGTGCACTTCAG TGTGCGATTTTGTCACCAGCGTTTAAGGTGCGGGAATTCTCCATTACTGACGTGGTTCCCTTTCCCATTACTCTTCGCTGGAAGTCACCAACAGATGATGGACTGGG AGAGTGTGAGGTGTTCAGTAAGAATCATGCTGCTCCGTTTTCCAAAGTGATCACCTTTCACAAGAAGGAGCCCTTTGACCTTGAGGCCTTCTATAGCAGCCCTCAGGAGCTCCCCTACCCAGACCACAGGATAG GGTGTTTTTCTATCCAGAACGTGGTTCCCCAGCCAGATGGAGACAGCTCTAAAGTGAAGGTCAAAGTGCGAGTGAACGTCCACGGCATCTTCAGCGTGTCGAGCGCCTCTCTGATCGAGAAgcagaaaggagagggagaggatatGCAAATTGATTCTGAGCCAATGGTGCAGAATGAGGGGAGGGCAGAGGACCAG ACTAAAATGCAGGTGGACCAGGATGGCCAGAGCCAGGGTGACCAGCAGAACGAAGACAACAGTACCAGCAGTAAG GAGGGGGCGGCTGGGGAAAAGCAGgacccagcagcaggaggaagcaAGCCCAAAGTCAAGGTGAAGAGTATCGATCTGCCCATAATGGCCAACAACATTCGACAGCTCGACAGCGATGTCCTTAACGACTTTGTGGAGTATGAG cgTCAGATGATTATCCAGGACAAACTGGTGAAAGAGCTGAATGACTCTAAAAATGCTGTTGAGGAGTATGTATACGACCTGCGGGACAAACTCTCTGGGATCTATGAAAAGTATATCACTGAGGAT GACAGTAACCGGCTGACGCTGATGCTGGAGGACACAGAGAACTGGCTGTATGAGGACGGAGAGGACCAACCCAAACAAGTCTATGAGGAGAAGCTCGGTGCACTCAAG AGGTTGGGTCAACCCATTCAGGACCGGCACAGAGAGCACGAGGACAGGCCGAGGGCTTTTGATGAGCTGGGAAAGAAACTGCAACTCTACATGAAGTTTGTGGATTGCTTTAAACAGAAG GACGAGCGATACCTGCATTTGAGTGCTGAGGAAATGAGCACTGTGGAGAAGTGTGTGGGTGAAAGCATGGGCTGGATGAACAGCCAGATGAACTCACAGAGCAGACTCACCATTACTCAAGATCCTGTAGTTAAAGTAGCAGACATCATTGCCAAAATACAG GAACTAGAGGATGTATGTAATCCAGTCATCAACAGGCCAAAGCCCACggtggaggaggctgctgaAGTCAATGACCAAAACAGTGGAGCTCATAATGGCCCGACAGCAAAGCAAGGAACAGAAGGGAAGGGCGAGGCGAAGGGAAGCCAGCAGACAAAGCCTGGCACaaaagagatggaggtggaCTGA
- the hspa4l gene encoding heat shock 70 kDa protein 4L isoform X2 produces MRACVSLASKNRIIGNAAKSQVITNFKNTVHGFKKFHGRAFDDPFVQAEKPKLPYSLHKLANGNAGIKVRYLDEDKVFTVEQITGMLLNKLKETSESALKKPVVDCVISVPSFFTDAERRSVFDASQIAGLNCLRLINDTTAVALAYGIYKQDLPTPEERPRNVVFVDMGHSSFQVSITAFNKGKLKVLATAFDPYLGGRNFDEVLVDYFCEEFKGKYKLNVRDNPRALLRLHQECEKLKKLMSANSSDLPLNIECFMNDIDVTSRMNRAHFEEMSAQYLMRVEMPLKTALEQSKLSRDDIYAVEIVGGATRSPAIKERISKFFGKDVSTTLNADEAVARGCALQCAILSPAFKVREFSITDVVPFPITLRWKSPTDDGLGECEVFSKNHAAPFSKVITFHKKEPFDLEAFYSSPQELPYPDHRIGCFSIQNVVPQPDGDSSKVKVKVRVNVHGIFSVSSASLIEKQKGEGEDMQIDSEPMVQNEGRAEDQTKMQVDQDGQSQGDQQNEDNSTSSKEGAAGEKQDPAAGGSKPKVKVKSIDLPIMANNIRQLDSDVLNDFVEYERQMIIQDKLVKELNDSKNAVEEYVYDLRDKLSGIYEKYITEDDSNRLTLMLEDTENWLYEDGEDQPKQVYEEKLGALKRLGQPIQDRHREHEDRPRAFDELGKKLQLYMKFVDCFKQKDERYLHLSAEEMSTVEKCVGESMGWMNSQMNSQSRLTITQDPVVKVADIIAKIQELEDVCNPVINRPKPTVEEAAEVNDQNSGAHNGPTAKQGTEGKGEAKGSQQTKPGTKEMEVD; encoded by the exons GGCTTGTGTGTCTTTGGCCTCCAAAAACCGCATCATTGGAAACGCAGCCAAAAGTCAA GTCATAACAAACTTCAAGAACACAGTCCATGGCTTCAAAAAGTTCCACGGCAGAGCATTTGATGACCCATTTGTCCAAGCGGAAAAACCCAAACTGCCTTACAGCTTACATAAACTGGCCAATGGAAATGCTGGCATTAAG GTGCGATATTTGGATGAGGACAAAGTGTTCACAGTGGAGCAGATCACAGGGATGCTGCTCAACAAGCTGAAGGAGACGTCAGAGAGCGCTCTGAAGAAGCCGGTGGTGGACTGTGTCATCTCC GTCCCAAGTTTTTTCACAGATGCTGAAAGACGATCAGTGTTTGATGCGAGTCAGATCGCAGGGCTGAACTGTTTACGGCTAATTAATGATACAACTGCAG TGGCTTTGGCCTATGGGATCTACAAACAAGACCTTCCGACTCCAGAAGAGAGGCCAAGAAACGTGGTATTCGTGGACATGGGACATTCATCTTTCCAGGTCTCCATCACTGCCTTCAACAAAGGGAAGCTCAAA GTCCTTGCCACGGCATTTGACCCCTACCTCGGTGGGCGCAATTTTGACGAGGTGTTGGTAGATTACTTCTGCGAGGAGTTTAAGGGCAAGTACAAGCTCAACGTGAGGGACAACCCAAGGGCTCTGCTGCGGCTGCACCAGGAGTGCGAGAAACTGAAGAAGCTGATGAGTGCCAACTCCTCCGATCTGCCGCTGAACATAGAGTGCTTCATGAACGACATCGATGTCACCAGCAGGATGAACAG GGCCCATTTTGAAGAAATGAGTGCTCAGTATCTGATGAGAGTGGAGATGCCACTGAAGACAGCGCTTGAACAATCAA AGCTGAGCCGGGACGACATCTATGCAGTGGAGATAGTCGGAGGTGCGACGAGAAGCCCGGCCATCAAAGAGAGAATCAGCAAGTTCTTCGGCAAAGACGTCAGCACCACACTCAACGCGGACGAAGCAGTCGCCAGAGGCTGTGCACTTCAG TGTGCGATTTTGTCACCAGCGTTTAAGGTGCGGGAATTCTCCATTACTGACGTGGTTCCCTTTCCCATTACTCTTCGCTGGAAGTCACCAACAGATGATGGACTGGG AGAGTGTGAGGTGTTCAGTAAGAATCATGCTGCTCCGTTTTCCAAAGTGATCACCTTTCACAAGAAGGAGCCCTTTGACCTTGAGGCCTTCTATAGCAGCCCTCAGGAGCTCCCCTACCCAGACCACAGGATAG GGTGTTTTTCTATCCAGAACGTGGTTCCCCAGCCAGATGGAGACAGCTCTAAAGTGAAGGTCAAAGTGCGAGTGAACGTCCACGGCATCTTCAGCGTGTCGAGCGCCTCTCTGATCGAGAAgcagaaaggagagggagaggatatGCAAATTGATTCTGAGCCAATGGTGCAGAATGAGGGGAGGGCAGAGGACCAG ACTAAAATGCAGGTGGACCAGGATGGCCAGAGCCAGGGTGACCAGCAGAACGAAGACAACAGTACCAGCAGTAAG GAGGGGGCGGCTGGGGAAAAGCAGgacccagcagcaggaggaagcaAGCCCAAAGTCAAGGTGAAGAGTATCGATCTGCCCATAATGGCCAACAACATTCGACAGCTCGACAGCGATGTCCTTAACGACTTTGTGGAGTATGAG cgTCAGATGATTATCCAGGACAAACTGGTGAAAGAGCTGAATGACTCTAAAAATGCTGTTGAGGAGTATGTATACGACCTGCGGGACAAACTCTCTGGGATCTATGAAAAGTATATCACTGAGGAT GACAGTAACCGGCTGACGCTGATGCTGGAGGACACAGAGAACTGGCTGTATGAGGACGGAGAGGACCAACCCAAACAAGTCTATGAGGAGAAGCTCGGTGCACTCAAG AGGTTGGGTCAACCCATTCAGGACCGGCACAGAGAGCACGAGGACAGGCCGAGGGCTTTTGATGAGCTGGGAAAGAAACTGCAACTCTACATGAAGTTTGTGGATTGCTTTAAACAGAAG GACGAGCGATACCTGCATTTGAGTGCTGAGGAAATGAGCACTGTGGAGAAGTGTGTGGGTGAAAGCATGGGCTGGATGAACAGCCAGATGAACTCACAGAGCAGACTCACCATTACTCAAGATCCTGTAGTTAAAGTAGCAGACATCATTGCCAAAATACAG GAACTAGAGGATGTATGTAATCCAGTCATCAACAGGCCAAAGCCCACggtggaggaggctgctgaAGTCAATGACCAAAACAGTGGAGCTCATAATGGCCCGACAGCAAAGCAAGGAACAGAAGGGAAGGGCGAGGCGAAGGGAAGCCAGCAGACAAAGCCTGGCACaaaagagatggaggtggaCTGA